Proteins encoded together in one Plasmodium vivax chromosome 6, whole genome shotgun sequence window:
- a CDS encoding RNA binding protein, putative (encoded by transcript PVX_111500A): MPVLRRITHPGEVTRTYKMMSTVQKGKRLVGRPCTLVSTAHMRGTPLREGHHSPTQSVRRFFSDYQHVQEEKVNLPRLKLRGLPFDASEEEIKTFFKNFQLAKVGYPIHIIRGVKNKPTGQAHVYFDDEEEARKACETLNRKFLRNRYIEIYTDYIFNHNLTLVKEHVTTLMRDRYRKDNQ, encoded by the coding sequence ATGCCGGTATTGCGCCGAATCACCCACCCCGGGGAAGTTACACGAACATACAAAATGATGTCAACAGTGCAGAAAGGTAAGAGGCTAGTAGGCAGGCCATGTACGCTGGTTAGCACTGCCCATATGCGGGGCACACCTTTACGAGAGGGACACCATTCGCCCACCCAAAGCGTTCGAAGATTTTTCAGCGATTACCAACATGtgcaggaagaaaaagttaACCTACCCAGGCTGAAATTGAGAGGACTACCATTCGACGCTtcagaagaagaaataaaaaccttttttaagaatttcCAATTGGCCAAGGTAGGGTACCCCATTCACATCATCCGGGGGGTAAAAAACAAACCCACTGGTCAAGCGCATGTTTATTTtgacgacgaggaggaggcgaGGAAGGCTTGCGAAACGCTGAATCGGAAGTTTCTACGGAACAGGTACATCGAAATATACACCGACTACATTTTCAACCATAACTTGACACTCGTTAAGGAGCACGTCACCACGTTGATGAGGGACCGTTACAGGAAAGACAACCAGTGA
- a CDS encoding hypothetical protein (encoded by transcript PVX_111505A), giving the protein MTIEKKKKKKNETSMKKSNNAGVLPLHDEKKRPSRSNSVGSKENENVVAQGKMGQPGGGAKADKKEKAGRKDKKSTQVTRDTQDANAKARVKNKGRSNKKSSDRAGAYKSAKKDLNAPPVKRAMGKIGQRKNPKGRKGQTGQQTGEDGQTGQQTGGHDQTGLQTGGDCQPEQPIIKREQSSKRISSANDKGEGEASPNERSLIAIQPSLLSLASSKRGEAGGGRNNSTIIEVTPSGSIDQSCIEINGIRLGSAASSIFHLSQSAKWGDERESHGLSVSPSTSRASSRASSRDGSRDGYFPG; this is encoded by the exons ATGAcaatagagaaaaaaaagaaaaagaaaaatgaaactaGTATGAAGAAAAGCAACAATGCTGGTGTACTACCTCTCCAcgacgaaaaaaaacggccATCGAGGAGTAACAGCGTAGGTTCAAAGGAAAACGAGAATGTCGTCGCCCAGGGGAAGATGGGACAGCCCGGCGGGGGCGCCAAAGCggacaaaaaggaaaaggctgGCCGAAAGGATAAGAAAAGTACACAAGTCACGCGCGACACACAAGATGCAAATGCCAAAGCACGCGTAAAGAacaaggggagaagcaataAAAAGAGCTCTGACCGGGCGGGTGCCTACAAAAGTGCGAAAAAAGATTTGAACGCTCCACCGGTGAAACGCGCTATGGGAAAAATTGGCCAAAGGAAGAATCCAAAGGGAAGGAAGGGCCAAACGGGGCAGCAAACAGGAGAAGATGGCCAAACGGGGCAGCAGACAGGAGGACATGACCAAACGGGGCTGCAGACAGGAGGAGACTGCCAACCGGAGCAACCAATCATTAAAAGAGAACAATCATCCAAACGAATAAGCTCCGCAAACgacaaaggggaaggagaagcttCACCAAATGAAAGGAGCCTGATAGCCATTCAACCCAGTCTGCTGAGCTTGGCTTCttcgaaaaggggagaagcaggaggggggagaaacaacAGCACCATCATAGAGGTCACTCCGTCAGGCAGCATCGACCAAAGTTGCATAGAAATAAATGGCATACGCCTCGGTAGCGCTGCGAGCTCCATCTTCCACCTGAGTCaaagtgcaaaatggggggacgAGCGGGAATCCCACGGCCTCAGCGTCAGTCCCAGCACCAGTCGCGCCAGCAGTCGCGCTAGCAGTCGAGATGGCAGTCGAGACG GTTATTTTCCCGGTTAG
- a CDS encoding hypothetical protein (encoded by transcript PVX_111510A) codes for MSDYPVSRLNDLPIGHLISRVRGEPPPSQNLHISGGTHSGIDGDTSAQGHNQPGDTYGKSLFCELSEALRNDSTQTNEKSNISICLKAEEEELQISMNETTVRQLSIQKDSSKRSIDLINLAKDLKAKSKGSVEMGKEKKGSKTVSTLRSSRKGRQQGKHQGTNLRVKAKGKRLAIGRGSDQVSGMGSVRGSGISRGSGHGKRSGDSNVVKAKEKVRKKDAASGGRTKLVAPPEVKRPSRRGKAEEPVGRKDPRKGVAKLDKRKVKKGAKKEVKKVVQKGVKKEAKMEAKKEAKMEAKKEAKMEAKKEAKMEAKMEAKMEAKMEAKMEAKKEAKKEVKNEAKKEATKEDGQKADKTTKEKRKNLEESNQMSREAENKMTVEEAIKINAEEVTKMSAEEETVAKENGEGGEEKTNAEEVEEMEKVTEKGAEKGTEKEAEKGTEKEPEKILETMKEPGGEKTPEEGAQQEEANELQVASPKEEGSANVADVNDGQHTGEETKAVGKYPEKEAVGGKADDKERIAAKKKMKARPGAKARQKEKGVRGHTRDEHAAGEHTADEHAAGEHTAGEHTAGEHTAGEHTAGEHTAGEHTADGGEGAKRGVDPRGEKASTQSSVEKRSVKSKHSEVDSILQRYVHLKEEEAAAKRNSTWDDVPDELLSVEGRRFKIDIINFVGNIRAGEEPIHEDILFFFDSYEKKLKKKKKKKNVLSLIRRLFKCEHFELDGIRLVLQILDKIAAKLMKEIRLEQIVRCFSQMIQPTSEGPAAGKGTLAQGKSNDAGGGPHSAEHTNGFAPDERHLNKHRNKLYGIIFSSRRGQGVNPSTLYYIQQWNNNAMLIMLRDKLEEIQRRKMMMMPLRSATPLSCLKLLRRKVMCNLLNACCVPSRDEYYGGEFFLPLPPLPPRRALRNEGGDYFVKVGGAIRVLASK; via the coding sequence ATGAGTGATTACCCAGTGAGCCGCCTGAATGACCTCCCGATTGGACACCTCATCAGCCGCGTCAGGGGAGAACCCCCTCCATCACAAAATCTCCACATCAGTGGTGGCACCCATAGCGGCATCGACGGTGACACTAGTGCCCAGGGACACAACCAACCCGGGGACACCTACGGAAAGAGCCTATTCTGCGAGCTCTCGGAGGCCCTGCGAAACGATTCTACACAGACAAATGAAAAGAGCAACATAAGCATTTGCCTAAAggcagaggaagaggaactTCAAATCAGCATGAACGAAACGACAGTGCGTCAGTTGAGCATTCAGAAGGACAGCTCGAAGAGGTCTATCGATTTGATTAACTTGGCGAAGGATTTAAAGGCCAAATCCAAGGGGAGCGTCGAAATgggcaaggaaaaaaagggctcCAAGACAGTGTCCACTTTGAGGAGCTCCAGGAAGGGGAGGCAGCAGGGGAAGCATCAAGGGACTAATCTGCGCGTCaaggcgaaggggaaaagacTGGCCATCGGTAGGGGAAGCGACCAGGTTAGCGGTATGGGTAGCGTTAGAGGTAGCGGTATCAGTAGAGGGAGCGGACATGGTAAGCGCAGTGGCGACTCCAACGTTGTGAAGGCGAAGGAGAAGGTCAGGAAAAAGGACGCGGCGAGTGGTGGAAGGACAAAATTAGTTGCCCCCCCAGAGGTGAAGCGGCCAAGCAGGAGGGGCAAGGCGGAGGAGCCGGTGGGGAGAAAGGACCCAAGGAAAGGGGTAGCGAAGCTGGACAAAaggaaggtaaaaaagggggcaaaaaaggaggttaaaaaggtggtccaaaaaggggtaaaaaaggaggcaaaaatggaggcaaaaaaggaggcaaaaatggaggcaaaaaaggaggcaaaaatggaggcaaaaaaggaggcaaaaatggaggcaaaaatggaggcaaaaatggaggcaaaaatggaggcaaaaatggaggcaaaaaaagaggcaaaaaaggaggtaaaaaatgaggcaaaaaaggaggccaCAAAAGAGGATGGACAAAAAGCCGATAAGACgacgaaggagaaaaggaagaacctAGAGGAGTCGAACCAGATGAGCAGAGAGGCAGAGAACAAGATGACCGTAGAGGAGGCGATCAAAATAAACGCAGAGGAGGTTACCAAAATGAGCGCAGAGGAGGAGACCGTCGCGAAGGAAAAcggagaagggggagaggagaaGACGAACGCGGAGGAGGTGGAAGAGATGGAAAAGGTGACAGAAAAGGGGGCAGAAAAAGGGACCGAAAAAGAGGCCGAAAAAGGGACAGAAAAGGAGCCAGAAAAAATCTTAGAGACAATGAAAGAGCcaggaggggagaaaacccCAGAGGAAGGGGCCCAACAGGAAGAAGCGAATGAACTGCAAGTGGCGTCTCCGAAGGAAGAGGGAAGTGCAAATGTTGCAGATGTCAACGATGGGCAGCACACGGGAGAGGAAACCAAAGCGGTGGGAAAGTACCCAGAAAAGGAagctgtgggggggaaagcagaCGATAAGGAAAGGATAGcagcgaagaagaaaatgaaagccAGGCCAGGGGCGAAGGCACGgcagaaggaaaagggggtTCGAGGGCATACTAGGGATGAGCACGCTGCGGGTGAACATACTGCGGATGAGCATGCTGCGGGTGAGCATACTGCGGGTGAGCATACTGCGGGTGAGCATACTGCGGGTGAGCATACTGCGGGTGAGCATACTGCGGGTGAACATACTGCGGATGGGGGAGAAGGCGCTAAACGGGGTGTCGacccaaggggggagaaagcaTCAACCCAGTCGTCCGTGGAGAAGCGAAGCGTGAAAAGTAAACACAGCGAAGTGGATAGCATCCTGCAGAGGTACGTGCActtgaaggaggaagaagccgcCGCGAAGAGGAACTCCACATGGGATGATGTCCCAGATGAATTGCTAAGTGTAGAGGGAAGGAGATTCAAAATTGACATCATTAATTTTGTAGGGAATATAAGAGCAGGGGAAGAGCCCATTCACGAAGACattctcttcttcttcgattcgtatgaaaaaaaattaaaaaaaaaaaaaaaaaaaaaaaacgtactATCCCTTATTAGGAGGCTATTCAAATGTGAGCACTTTGAGTTAGATGGCATCAGATTAGTCCTACAGATTTTAGACAAAATTGCAGCCAAGCTGATGAAGGAGATAAGGCTAGAGCAAATCGTGAGGTGCTTCTCCCAGATGATACAGCCAACAAGTGAAGGGCCTGCAGCTGGGAAGGGGACACTTGCTCAAGGGAAGAGCAACGATGCTGGTGGTGGCCCCCATTCAGCAGAGCACACAAATGGATTTGCTCCAGATGAGAGGCACCTGAACAAGCacagaaataaattatatggcATCATCTTCAGCTCGAGGAGGGGACAGGGGGTTAATCCTTCCACCCTCTACTACATTCAACAGTGGAACAACAATGCCATGCTGATCATGCTGAGGGATAAATTGGAGGAAATCCAACGGAggaagatgatgatgatgccACTGAGGAGCGCCACCCCTCTGTCATGCTTGAAACTGTTAAGGCGTAAAGTTATGTGCAACTTGCTTAACGCCTGTTGCGTTCCTAGCCGTGATGAGTATTATGGTGGGGAGTTTTTCCTGCCccttccgccgctccccccgcggCGAGCGCTGCGCAATGAGGGGGGCGACTACTTCGTGAAGGTCGGCGGCGCGATTCGCGTGCTGGCCTCCAAGTAG
- a CDS encoding hypothetical protein, conserved (encoded by transcript PVX_111475A): protein MERQPARGGPPNGQSTQEEEQRKRKLKALRIHKPAFMQQRSGKKTSRNDLSFKNDYNSSEYVECSEKERELKGAEQYTLVEDLYKAHIYSRAFTTLYNQYRTRHKISSDFLHVMIRAVRSSILERVNPTLVNEFANFKNPYMLMKHALENAILHGHVKNPYEESLICEHLKRKTHLNVLKLNSAEVPVEVYEPLASFRGDVHYNYDVREKFAGIVRTQLGILGVLAGGGSIGDADRRSSSVGGADWRSNSVGGADRRSSSGGDAGRIRSSGDEATGPASSSAQLNAVLRILPENLRAPFQNYPFDNLKALKTQMRKTYMGGIKNSKPISVEDEELSHMRYPNLQSVAHSLPADPKYRANVIHAIKVLERSKHWDHASKIKAINTLVDVWNDMHSSEHYEDLMDKCLPVIYSKDMLRKTKTRQDAYNRGLVYVQSLTTQKPLGARQKKG, encoded by the coding sequence ATGGAAAGGCAGCCCGCGAGGGGAGGCCCCCCAAACGGACAATCCActcaggaggaggagcaaagAAAGAGGAAGCTAAAAGCGCTGAGGATACACAAGCCAGCATTCATGCAACaaagaagtggcaaaaaaaccTCGCGAAATGACCTgtcctttaaaaatgattataaCAGTAGCGAATACGTGGAGTGCTCGGAGAAGGAGAGGGAGTTGAAGGGAGCAGAGCAATACACCCTGGTGGAGGACCTATACAAGGCACACATCTACAGTAGAGCCTTCACCACCCTGTATAACCAATACAGGACGAGACATAAAATTTCGAGTGACTTTCTTCACGTGATGATTCGAGCGGTGAGGAGCTCCATCCTAGAGAGAGTAAACCCCACGCTGGTGAATGAGTTTGCCAATTTCAAGAATCCATATATGCTCATGAAACATGCCTTGGAAAACGCCATCCTCCATGGACATGTAAAGAACCCGTATGAGGAGTCGCTCATTTGCGAGCATCTCAAGAGGAAGACGCACCTGAACGTTTTGAAGTTGAATAGCGCCGAGGTGCCCGTGGAGGTCTATGAGCCCCTGGCTTCCTTTCGCGGGGATGTACATTATAATTACGACGTGCGGGAGAAGTTCGCCGGCATTGTGCGCACCCAGCTGGGCATACTGGGCGTGctcgcgggggggggctccATTGGTGACGCGGACAGGAGGAGCAGCTCTGTTGGTGGTGCGGACTGGAGGAGCAACTCTGTTGGTGGTGCGGACAGGAGGAGCAGCTCTGGTGGTGACGCGGGCAGGATTCGCAGCTCTGGTGATGAGGCTACGGGCCCCGCTTCCAGTTCCGCCCAGCTCAACGCCGTGCTGCGAATCCTGCCCGAGAACCTCCGCGCGCCGTTCCAAAACTACCCCTTCGACAATCTCAAAGCGCTGAAGACGCAAATGAGGAAGACGTACATGGGGGGCATCAAAAACAGCAAGCCAATCAGCGTGGAGGACGAAGAGCTGAGCCATATGAGGTACCCCAACCTACAGTCAGTCGCTCATTCGTTGCCAGCCGATCCAAAGTACAGAGCCAACGTCATACATGCCATTAAAGTTTTGGAGCGATCAAAGCATTGGGATCACGCCAGCAAAATAAAAGCCATAAATACACTAGTGGACGTTTGGAATGACATGCACTCCAGTGAGCACTATGAGGACTTGATGGATAAGTGCCTCCCCGTTATCTACTCGAAGGATATGCTGCGCAAGACGAAGACTCGGCAGGACGCGTACAACCGCGGGCTGGTCTACGTGCAGTCCCTCACCACGCAGAAGCCGCTCGGCGCGCGCCAGAAAAAGGGGTAG
- a CDS encoding hypothetical protein, conserved (encoded by transcript PVX_111495A), producing MGEDISSGFGGGLGSGGSGSSDANIKRVEEEKKNLNGNNLNLLLGDLKMMTAYEMSSEWNDTNMMNECFNNFSWFDSRVLKNVQNYLSADEVERSKIDYAYNSLFPKPVDVKDTKMNMMSLWIKSRIHYNSSFFPLQLSPYDA from the coding sequence ATGGGCGAGGATATCAGCAGCGGTTTCGGTGGCGGCCTCGGCAGTGGCGGTAGCGGCAGTAGTGATgctaatataaaaagggtagaggaagaaaaaaaaaaccttaaCGGAAACAACTTAAACTTACTCCTAGGAGACCTAAAAATGATGACGGCCTACGAAATGTCCTCCGAGTGGAACGACACCAACATGATGAATGAGTGCTTTAACAACTTCTCCTGGTTTGACTCAAGAGTACTGAAGAATGTGCAAAATTATTTGAGTGCGGATGAAGTGGAGCGGTCCAAAATCGATTACGCGTATAACTCCCTGTTTCCGAAGCCGGTGGACGTGAAGGACACGAAGATGAATATGATGTCCCTGTGGATCAAGTCGCGCATTCACTACAATAGCAGCTTTTTCCCGTTGCAGCTGTCCCCCTACGACGCCTga
- a CDS encoding hypothetical protein, conserved (encoded by transcript PVX_111480A), with product MMQLKSKQTGLRRLARLFTNGAQLGQAAWEVGHPPPEGAERRKLPLGMTIKNSIGKNKLLYLMKSMQLVNLTEKETLNTVSTMLSDYTNEMTASEMGFILHTFCKLKFVKYSLCRKVIKSLLSRKPVFGDMRTLTQLLIDLHKMGSLDLTVLTFLTQHYLRGSLHRFSLFDLAMILHVYNKHSYNDGETVREICGVIEGAFLPIVAQDKGVLTTILLSLSMLQLNRDLYVHLLRQHVHNRYAQFEAKYLCNVVYSVALWLVGDCERADLIKGESTHLLGGPEVDVLREVLRDVTALLLRNVSVLKNEELKQTHIALYLLRELGGDCEQAIDQIERKKIKNTLTVSKMQKQLEKLLKEMGLKADREFPVGPYVLDFALQKKRTCIEVNGFTHYYTFGGELNAKSRLKYFILRRLHWKVLTVEYTSWKNKSKEDKMEYLEETVLSRIG from the exons ATGATGCAGCTTAAGTCCAAGCAAACCGGATTGCGCCGCCTTGCACGGTTATTCACAAACGGCGCACAGCTTGGCCAAGCAGCATGGGAGGTCggccaccccccccctgagggAGCCGAGCGGAGGAAGCTACCCCTAGGGATGACCATAAAAAACAGCataggaaaaaacaaactgcTGTACCTAATGAAGAGCATGCAGCTGGTTAACCTAACGGAGAAGGAGACACTCAACACAGTCTCAACGATGCTGAGCGATTATACCAACGAAATGACGGCGAGCGAAATGGGATTCATCCTACACACCTTCTGCAAGTTGAAGTTTGTTAAGTATTCCTTATGTAGAAAAGTTATAAAATCGCTTCTGAGTAGGAAGCCTGTCTTCGGCGATATGAGGACGTTGACGCAGCTACTTATAGACCTACACAAGATGGGCTCTCTAGACCTTACCGTCTTAACGTTCCTCACGCAGCACTATTTGAGGGGTTCCCTCCACAGGTTTTCTCTTTTCGACTTGGCCATGATTCTGCACGTTTATAACAAGCATAGCTACAATGATGGGGAGACGGTTCGCGAGATTTGCGGCGTCATCGAGGGGGCGTTCCTTCCGATAGTGGCTCAG gACAAAGGCGTCTTGACCACCATCCTGCTCAGCCTCTCCATGCTGCAGCTGAACCGAGACCTCTACGTCCACCTGCTCCGCCAGCACGTCCACAATAGGTATGCCCAGTTTGAAGCCAAGTACCTCTGCAATGTTGTTTACTCCGTGGCTCTGTGGCTGGTTGGAGATTGCGAACGAGCCGATTTGATAAAAGGGGAGTCCACCCACTTGTTAGGCGGCCCCGAGGTTGATGTGCTACGGGAGGTGCTGCGGGACGTCACGGCGCTGCTGCTGCGAAACGTCAGCGTGTTGAAGAACGAGGAGCTCAAGCAG accCACATAGCGCTGTACCTCCTGAGGGAACTCGGGGGGGACTGCGAACAAGCCATAGACCAAATCGAacggaagaaaataaaaaacacattAACAGTGTCCAAGATGCAGAAGCAGCTGGAGAAGCTGCTCAAAGAAATGGGTCTTAAGGCGGACCGCGAGTTCCCCGTGGGCCCATACGTCCTGGACTTCGCTTTGCAGAAAAAGCGG ACCTGCATCGAAGTTAATGGGTTCACGCACTACTACACCTTCGGCGGGGAGCTGAACGCGAAAAGCAGGCTGAAGTACTTCATCCTCCGCAGGCTCCACTGGAAG GTCCTCACCGTGGAGTACACGAGCTGGAAGAACAAGTCCAAGGAG GATAAGATGGAGTACCTGGAGGAGACGGTCCTGAGCAGGATCGGCTGA
- a CDS encoding hypothetical protein, conserved (encoded by transcript PVX_111490A), protein MMEVEKRYHEDVLIFFSIDMLEGILELFKHARHLKGGGHRIMSLGNCELVFNSGDCSVRERRQSEEKPLTGEEPPTGEEQHGKSPLSGASPPTGEGRKRGAPLFKNKHVSDEQELIGEEIAKCLYGGRTPAKGAHKHKLVTAVVIQAILFANRIGLDVHKLNLLLSIILMTMRRIGDNVKEKKGRKKKTINYFSHLMSKNVCYGWVENPTGEGHLNRDVPQQGGCTSVEGESCSMSGNNFVRPSNGDGSKAEEHTTSIKQPTGVNMKKKTGAHKEKANGMGTNDAINKQTEDKEETPPLEADEHRPVCTQVILFEFEEAKKIIKYIFENIFSIYSMIEYLFLFSPVCVHVVYGGGFSAASPPGCLFASDELKLGEAANPHDEQGVGRFNGAEDDELATNIFIKEALDVPLSVLNKFYASVDQLRRKMDEVLV, encoded by the exons ATGATGGAGGTGGAAAAGCGCTACCATGAggatgttttaatttttttctccatcgACATGCTGGAGGGAATCCTGGAGCTTTTTAAACACGCGAGGCAtttgaagggggggggacatCGAATTATGTCTCTGGGCAACTGCGAGTTGGTTTTCAACTCAGGCGACTGCTCGGTGAGGGAGCGGCGGCAAAGCGAGGAGAAACCGCTAACTGGGGAGGAGCCGCCAACTGGGGAGGAGCAACATGGGAAATCGCCGCTAAGCGGGGCATCGCCGCCAACTGGGGAGGGCAGGAAGCGCGGCGCCCCCCTGTTTAAGAACAAACACGTGAGCGACGAGCAGGAACTCATCGGCGAGGAGATAGCCAAGTGCCTGTACGGAGGCCGCACCCCCGCCAAAGGCGCACACAAGCACAAACTGGTAACAGCCGTGGTGATACAAGCCATCCTGTTCGCCAACAGAATAGGGTTGGACGTGCACAAGCTCAATTTGTTGCTCTCCATCATCCTTATGACTATGCGTAGGATTGGAGACAAtgtgaaggaaaagaaagggagaaaaaaaaaaactatcaACTATTTCTCCCATTTGATGAGTAAGAATGTATGCTACGGTTGGGTGGAAAACCCAACGGGGGAAGGCCATTTGAACAGAGACGTTCCCCAACAGGGGGGATGCACCTCCGTCGAGGGTGAGTCCTGCTCCATGAGTGGCAACAATTTCGTGAGGCCCTCCAACGGGGATGGCAGCAAAGCGGAGGAACACACCACGTCTATCAAACAACCCACCGGcgttaatatgaaaaaaaaaacaggagcACACAAAGAGAAGGCGAATGGAATGGGCACCAATGACGcaataaacaaacaaacggaAGACAAGGAAGAAACACCTCCCCTCGAGGCAGATGAACATAGGCCAGTCTGCACACAGGTTATCCTCTtcgaatttgaagaagccaaaaagataataaaatatatttttgagaatattttttccatttacaGTATGATTgaatatctttttttgttttcccctgtTTGTGTGCATGTGGTTTATGGGGGTGGTTTTTCCGCAGCGTCTCCGCCCGGGTGTTTGTTCGCCTCGGATGAGTTGAAGCTTG GTGAAGCGGCTAATCCGCATGATGAGCAGGGGGTGGGCCGCTTCAACGGGGCTGAAGACGACGAGTTGGCAACGAATATCTTCATAAAGGAGGCCCTGGATGTGCCCCTCTCCGTTTTGAATAAGTTCTACGCAAGTGTCGACCAGCTGCGGCGCAAGATGGATGAAGTTCTGGTGTGA
- a CDS encoding hypothetical protein, conserved (encoded by transcript PVX_111485A) has product MGRSDAHRCRALLWQICRRTFVPAPPWGGNSTRGFAAKLGKVAPIKGIPNIRADKRTFFLTVPTKGKEATQGKDTDAIPATWKVGTTLKKYKIHITYYSVLVSLFCIFAYCVVKLLLMLLHEPACVKMVKERVLQDQALTEEYGNVTFSRFWGGYINEDHARIIINIWSDKKKNKKGKVIGNLIKQKDGTWAIKTLTYYTVKRNDDLHTDDMKTLRPGAGQASACPVGHGCQAVERQRGERVAPSP; this is encoded by the coding sequence ATGGGGAGGAGCGACGCGCACAGGTGCAGAGCCCTCCTATGGCAGATCTGCAGAAGGACGTTCGTTCCCGcgcccccctgggggggcaACTCAACCCGCGGATTTGCTGCAAAGCTGGGGAAAGTGGCACCCATAAAGGGAATACCAAACATACGAGCGGACAAAAGGACATTCTTCCTCACTGTACCCACAAAAGGTAAAGAAGCCACACAGGGGAAAGACACAGATGCAATCCCTGCCACTTGGAAAGTGGGAACCACCctgaagaagtacaaaatACACATAACCTATTACTCCGTTTTGGTCTCCCTATTTTGCATATTCGCCTACTGCGTTGTAAAGCTGCTGCTGATGCTTTTGCACGAACCAGCGTGTGTGAAGATGGTGAAGGAGAGGGTACTACAGGACCAGGCGTTGACAGAAGAATACGGGAACGTTACCTTCTCTCGCTTCTGGGGTGGCTACATAAATGAAGATCACGCGCGAATAATTATTAACATTTGGagtgataagaaaaaaaacaaaaaggggaaagtcATTGGGAACCTGATCAAGCAGAAGGACGGCACTTGGGCCATTAAGACGCTAACCTATTACACGGTTAAGAGGAATGATGACTTGCACACCGACGATATGAAGACGCTGCGACCGGGCGCCGGCCAGGCCTCCGCCTGCCCCGTGGGCCACGGGTGCCAAGCGGTcgagcggcaaaggggggagcgcgTCGCGCCGTCACCTTAG